In Elaeis guineensis isolate ETL-2024a chromosome 1, EG11, whole genome shotgun sequence, a genomic segment contains:
- the LOC105038121 gene encoding uncharacterized protein produces MGSYSSEPEIESPVSISNLSPSVFPEAKKKRQRLRELLPAPPEEEEEGEVILYEGRARREETWPRKSGEVMLEGYVEVADGGGEEGSEGFGRTKSLTDEDLVELKGCLDLGFGFSYEEIPELCNTLPALELCYSMSQRFMDEQQQQRSPDRSEEAVEQCAAVSSLPIANWRISEPGDHPEEVKARLKYWAQAVACTVRLCS; encoded by the exons ATGGGGAGCTATTCCTCTGAGCCAGAGATAGAATCCCCTGTTTCGATCTCAAACCTGAGCCCTAGCGTCTTCCCGGAGGCAAAGAAGAAGCGGCAGCGGTTGAGGGAGCTGCTGCCGgcaccgccggaggaggaggaggaaggggaggtgATTTTGTATGAGGGGAGGGCGAGGAGGGAGGAGACATGGCCGAGGAAGAGTGGGGAGGTGATGCTGGAGGGCTACGTGGAGGTGGCGGACGGTGGCGGGGAGGAGGGCTCGGAGGGGTTCGGGAGGACCAAGAGCCTCACGGACGAGGACCTGGTGGAGCTCAAAGGGTGCCTCGACTTGGGGTTTGGGTTCAGCTACGAGGAGATCCCCGAGCTTTGCAACACCCTGCCGGCCCTCGAGCTCTGCTATTCCATGAGCCAGCGGTTCATGGACGAGCAGCAGCAGCAGCGATCGCCGGATAGATCCGAAGAGGCCGTGGAGCAGTGTGCGGCGGTGAGCTCGCTTCCGATCGCCAATTGGAGGATCTCCGAACCTG GGGACCATCCTGAAGAGGTTAAAGCAAGGCTGAAGTATTGGGCCCAAGCCGTAGCGTGTACTGTTAGATTATGCAGCTGA